Proteins from one Methanobacterium formicicum genomic window:
- a CDS encoding class I SAM-dependent methyltransferase translates to MSNENQTIHEFDLNIIYDYFSNTERQGPGSPEITLKALSFIDGLTTKSKIADIGCGTGGQTMVLAQNTASEIIGVDLFPEFIKQFNQNIQKQNLQERVKGVVGNMEDLPFQEEELDLIWSEGAIYNIGFERGLREWRKYLKKGGYIAVTENTWFTDERPNEIQDFWQEAYPEIDTISNKVAQMEKAGYLPIATFVVPEACWTYYYEVQHPQMQESLLEKENYQGNKSAEEFIAYQRYEADLYRKYKAYYGYVFYIGKRIE, encoded by the coding sequence ATGAGCAACGAAAACCAAACAATTCACGAATTTGACCTGAATATTATTTACGATTATTTTTCAAATACAGAACGACAAGGACCAGGAAGTCCGGAAATAACCCTCAAAGCTTTGAGTTTTATAGATGGTCTTACCACAAAATCCAAAATTGCCGATATTGGTTGCGGAACCGGCGGCCAAACAATGGTGTTGGCGCAAAACACAGCCAGCGAAATTATCGGTGTTGACTTATTTCCGGAGTTTATCAAACAATTTAACCAAAACATCCAAAAACAAAATCTTCAAGAGAGAGTGAAAGGTGTCGTTGGCAATATGGAAGATCTTCCGTTTCAAGAAGAAGAATTGGACCTGATCTGGTCGGAAGGTGCAATTTATAACATTGGATTTGAACGTGGATTACGCGAATGGCGAAAATATCTTAAAAAAGGAGGATATATCGCAGTTACCGAAAATACCTGGTTTACCGATGAGAGACCCAACGAAATTCAGGACTTCTGGCAGGAAGCCTATCCTGAAATAGACACCATATCCAACAAGGTTGCTCAAATGGAAAAAGCAGGTTATCTTCCCATTGCTACTTTTGTTGTCCCCGAAGCTTGTTGGACATATTATTATGAAGTTCAGCACCCCCAAATGCAGGAATCTTTACTGGAAAAAGAAAATTACCAGGGCAATAAATCCGCAGAAGAATTCATAGCCTATCAGCGATATGAAGCGGATTTATATCGTAAATACAAAGCATATTATGGGTATGTGTTTTATATCGGGAAAAGAATCGAATAA
- a CDS encoding GNAT family N-acetyltransferase, giving the protein MIKIEKIIENKKQFLDLLLLADEQEDMIDRYLPGGDLFALYDDDLKSVCVVVPVNNEICELKNIATYEKYQGQGYGRALINFIFNFYKNEYQTMLVGTGETPAILSFYESCGFEKSHRVKNFFTDNYDHPMFEGDIQLVDMIYLKKDL; this is encoded by the coding sequence ATGATAAAAATAGAAAAAATTATTGAAAATAAGAAACAGTTCCTGGACTTATTGTTGTTGGCCGACGAGCAGGAAGATATGATTGACAGGTATTTGCCGGGTGGAGACTTGTTTGCTTTATATGACGATGATTTGAAAAGTGTTTGCGTTGTAGTACCTGTAAATAACGAAATCTGCGAGTTGAAAAACATAGCAACCTACGAGAAATATCAAGGCCAAGGGTACGGTAGAGCATTGATAAATTTCATTTTCAATTTCTACAAAAACGAATACCAAACAATGCTGGTGGGGACCGGCGAAACACCGGCCATCTTGTCGTTTTATGAAAGTTGTGGATTTGAAAAGTCACACCGGGTAAAGAATTTTTTTACCGACAATTACGACCATCCCATGTTCGAGGGCGACATACAACTGGTGGATATGATTTATCTTAAAAAGGATTTATAG
- a CDS encoding tetratricopeptide repeat protein — protein sequence MKKWLFVSSNVLQWVALDEDETKEFYNNKFRGAEEGDLILVYKTSPHRKITHIFHLHKGEYQDSFNLHPDDRIKLSRPIPYPLLNEIYGFRNWMKRPRKGLYEIPDNVWKSILRLILKNNPVYTQTINSFIGELIRPGELEKYYKQGTKLVQEGEIEKAIKLFDLILDSEDGCLPALYWRGKALEKLGRHQEAIETYEKLLSLESTCEAALKRKGICHHIKGELEESNRCLDEVLLENPQDVDANLNKGYNLQKAKLYDESIVFFDKVLEVNNRNIKALRSKAKSLIQLGKFEETLYNFNRILELDTKDADIWYYRGYTFVQLGDNIKALTSYNKAIEINPMFYEAHYNKGVVLINLGEDIKAMESFDRALKIDEKSSDSLIAYARISDDMKLSNTASDYLDKAIKLHPNDPKPYFYLGKIFKSQGKLRDSLKFLDKALELDPECTIAWHLKGSILLEIGEYREAMDCLDISLQYNPYDSKNWYQKARLLRLMERFHEALIYYDKTLELNPKMLEALLDKSFILGLMGDYEDAQQCLDNTLRFYKGNPYAWNIKGMIFKAQKDYKNALNCFDNALISDNEFSDALTNKGVVMKKLGNFKDAKECLITALEINPLDSNARIHLDEIGG from the coding sequence TTGAAAAAATGGCTTTTCGTTTCCAGTAATGTTTTGCAATGGGTAGCATTGGACGAAGATGAAACAAAAGAGTTTTATAATAATAAGTTCCGAGGTGCTGAAGAAGGGGACTTGATACTTGTTTACAAAACCAGCCCTCATAGAAAAATTACCCATATTTTCCATTTGCACAAGGGTGAGTATCAGGATAGTTTCAATCTTCATCCAGATGATCGTATTAAACTTTCACGCCCTATTCCTTATCCACTATTAAATGAGATCTATGGTTTTAGAAACTGGATGAAACGTCCGAGAAAGGGGCTATATGAAATCCCGGATAATGTTTGGAAATCAATTTTAAGACTAATTTTAAAAAATAATCCAGTTTACACACAAACAATCAATTCCTTCATTGGTGAATTAATTAGACCAGGAGAACTAGAAAAATATTATAAACAGGGAACCAAACTGGTTCAAGAAGGAGAAATTGAAAAAGCCATAAAATTGTTCGACTTAATTTTAGATTCTGAAGATGGTTGTCTACCTGCATTATATTGGAGAGGAAAGGCCTTGGAAAAATTGGGCAGACACCAAGAAGCTATCGAAACCTATGAAAAATTACTTAGTTTAGAATCTACCTGTGAAGCAGCACTTAAAAGAAAAGGTATCTGTCACCATATAAAAGGAGAACTAGAAGAATCTAACAGATGTTTAGACGAAGTGCTCCTAGAAAATCCTCAAGATGTAGATGCAAACTTAAATAAAGGTTACAACCTACAAAAAGCTAAATTATATGATGAATCAATTGTTTTTTTCGATAAGGTCCTAGAAGTTAACAATAGGAATATAAAAGCTTTACGTAGCAAAGCGAAAAGCCTCATCCAATTAGGAAAATTCGAAGAAACACTTTATAACTTCAATCGAATTCTTGAATTAGATACTAAAGATGCAGACATCTGGTATTATCGAGGATATACTTTTGTTCAATTAGGAGACAATATTAAAGCTCTTACATCCTACAATAAAGCCATTGAAATCAATCCTATGTTTTATGAAGCACATTACAATAAAGGAGTGGTCTTAATCAACTTGGGTGAAGATATCAAAGCAATGGAATCCTTTGATAGGGCGCTGAAAATTGATGAAAAATCTTCTGACTCTCTTATTGCTTATGCTAGAATATCAGATGATATGAAATTAAGCAATACTGCTTCTGATTATCTTGATAAAGCTATTAAACTACATCCTAATGATCCAAAACCATACTTTTATTTGGGTAAAATTTTTAAATCTCAAGGAAAACTTAGGGATTCCCTTAAATTTTTAGATAAAGCTTTAGAGCTGGATCCTGAATGTACTATTGCCTGGCATCTTAAGGGATCTATTTTGCTTGAAATTGGTGAATACCGCGAAGCTATGGATTGTCTTGACATATCCTTACAATACAATCCTTATGACTCTAAAAATTGGTATCAAAAAGCTCGGCTATTAAGATTAATGGAAAGGTTTCACGAAGCTCTTATTTATTATGATAAGACCCTTGAACTTAACCCTAAAATGCTTGAAGCCCTCCTTGATAAATCATTCATCCTGGGTTTAATGGGTGATTATGAAGATGCTCAACAATGTCTTGATAATACTTTAAGATTTTATAAAGGTAATCCTTATGCTTGGAATATTAAAGGGATGATATTCAAAGCACAGAAGGATTATAAAAATGCTTTAAACTGTTTTGACAATGCTTTGATTTCAGATAATGAATTTTCTGATGCTTTGACCAATAAAGGAGTGGTAATGAAAAAATTGGGCAATTTTAAAGACGCTAAAGAATGCTTGATTACAGCTCTTGAAATTAATCCTTTAGATAGCAATGCGCGAATACATTTAGATGAAATCGGTGGGTAG
- a CDS encoding zinc-ribbon domain-containing protein has product MKCPHCNTENPEEARFCMECGYVLEEKGEICSSCGNLNPPHAKFCLECGARMKSGGDPDVEYSEAPSEEPTEEEHTAPKTPDETPIKTPKVEYIPPKGSETWRELCPACNMSSLTPKTYKGILSSKNILECDYCGAVFEEHSKKFKFKAIYDITSDFWKKYGRKTLSEEEWTRIAHGGISNEEQCLLEEKTSQDDLVNFVNALNQGTLNLTPVSNPPVILKKNEEACVVFSGITLMEPRAVRQTRGGYAGPTIRVAKGVSFRMGSVAARSESHEELRNIDQGTLVLTNKRLIFIGSKRTTNIDLGKIISITAYKDGIASQRENKQKTEYFTGIDHHTLNFTINGRSHTVPFTGLIMKAAIEGKIRQI; this is encoded by the coding sequence ATGAAATGTCCACATTGTAATACTGAAAATCCAGAAGAAGCTCGATTTTGCATGGAATGCGGTTATGTCTTGGAAGAGAAGGGAGAAATCTGTTCATCTTGTGGTAATTTGAACCCACCTCATGCCAAGTTCTGTTTAGAGTGTGGGGCGCGAATGAAATCAGGAGGAGATCCGGATGTTGAATATTCAGAAGCACCTTCAGAGGAGCCAACTGAGGAAGAACATACTGCACCAAAAACTCCTGATGAAACTCCAATTAAAACTCCTAAAGTTGAGTACATTCCTCCCAAGGGTTCTGAAACCTGGCGTGAACTTTGCCCTGCTTGTAACATGAGCTCCTTAACTCCCAAAACTTACAAGGGAATCCTCTCCTCCAAGAATATTTTAGAATGTGATTACTGTGGGGCAGTGTTTGAAGAGCATTCTAAAAAGTTTAAGTTTAAGGCCATATACGATATTACTTCTGATTTCTGGAAAAAATATGGTAGAAAAACCCTGAGTGAAGAGGAATGGACTAGAATAGCACACGGGGGAATATCCAATGAGGAACAGTGCCTCTTAGAAGAAAAAACATCCCAGGATGACTTGGTAAACTTCGTCAATGCATTGAATCAGGGAACTCTTAATTTGACTCCGGTATCAAATCCACCTGTTATTTTGAAGAAGAATGAAGAGGCCTGTGTAGTTTTCAGTGGTATCACCCTCATGGAGCCCCGGGCAGTCAGGCAAACACGGGGAGGTTATGCTGGGCCTACCATCCGGGTGGCTAAGGGTGTTTCCTTCCGTATGGGTAGTGTGGCCGCCAGAAGCGAATCCCATGAAGAACTTCGAAATATTGACCAGGGAACCCTGGTTTTAACCAATAAAAGATTAATATTCATTGGATCCAAGAGGACCACCAACATAGATTTAGGGAAGATAATATCCATAACCGCCTATAAAGATGGTATTGCATCCCAGAGGGAAAATAAACAAAAAACTGAGTACTTTACCGGGATAGATCATCATACTCTCAACTTCACTATCAACGGAAGATCGCACACTGTGCCCTTCACTGGGCTTATAATGAAGGCGGCTATTGAGGGGAAAATCAGGCAGATTTAA
- a CDS encoding HEAT repeat domain-containing protein: protein MELLSNKSIDEELSGLSNGWKTNDYIKIHKEFFFNDFQDALNFTNKVGYYAEEIPHHPEITLSYGHVLLTLSTRDLGGLSELDFLLAKKIDRLNLDKESLEISKTLEIIKKGNDYERRKAVGRLGNIGDIRAVSILIKSLNDKDPFVRRLSASSLGKIGSEKAVYPLATKLNQNDIDLSYAARDALINIGKPSVDELLRRIKNKNAITRRRATTALGEIGDKDSIYYLIPLLHDEDEGVRWRTAKYVSISWNNSAIDQLKKLVKSDKSPKVREEAAETLKKISNDVKNLIPIFEKGMNAISVEITSKVMKNGSKQFYNHNKPFLNLITYNPYNNRVYLFRSNKRIEGVTPMKGNPKWGVITFQNINELNTVLEAAKGSYILFKESL, encoded by the coding sequence ATGGAATTACTGAGTAATAAATCAATTGATGAAGAACTTTCCGGACTATCAAATGGATGGAAAACTAATGATTACATAAAAATCCATAAAGAATTCTTTTTCAATGACTTCCAGGATGCATTGAATTTTACTAATAAAGTAGGATATTATGCCGAGGAAATACCCCACCATCCAGAAATTACCCTTTCCTATGGACATGTTTTGCTAACTTTATCAACTCGTGATCTTGGCGGATTAAGTGAACTAGATTTCCTGTTAGCCAAAAAAATTGATCGACTAAACTTGGACAAAGAAAGTCTCGAAATCTCTAAAACCTTGGAAATTATTAAAAAAGGAAATGATTATGAGCGCCGAAAAGCTGTTGGCAGATTAGGAAATATTGGAGATATAAGGGCTGTTTCTATTTTAATTAAATCTTTAAACGATAAGGATCCGTTTGTTAGGAGACTTTCTGCTAGTTCTTTGGGTAAAATTGGTAGTGAAAAGGCCGTATATCCTTTAGCCACTAAATTAAATCAAAATGATATTGATCTGAGTTATGCGGCGAGAGATGCCTTGATTAATATTGGTAAACCTTCTGTTGATGAACTTCTCAGAAGAATAAAAAACAAAAATGCCATTACACGTAGAAGAGCTACAACAGCACTTGGTGAAATAGGAGATAAAGATTCTATTTACTATTTAATTCCGTTACTTCATGATGAAGATGAAGGAGTAAGATGGAGAACTGCTAAATATGTAAGTATCTCTTGGAATAACTCCGCCATTGATCAACTTAAAAAACTAGTAAAAAGTGACAAATCACCAAAAGTTAGAGAAGAAGCAGCTGAAACTCTTAAAAAAATTAGTAATGATGTAAAAAATTTAATCCCTATTTTTGAAAAAGGTATGAATGCTATAAGTGTAGAAATTACAAGTAAAGTCATGAAAAACGGTTCAAAACAATTCTACAACCATAATAAACCATTTTTAAATTTAATAACTTACAATCCCTACAATAATCGTGTTTATCTGTTTAGAAGTAATAAACGTATTGAAGGTGTAACTCCAATGAAAGGCAATCCAAAGTGGGGTGTTATCACCTTTCAAAATATAAATGAATTGAATACAGTCTTAGAAGCTGCTAAAGGGTCTTATATTTTATTCAAGGAATCATTATAA
- a CDS encoding DEAD/DEAH box helicase family protein — protein sequence MVMNNEQEDFYREFNLIKARKNPSTIALRTHQTQAIKNLKQWYEKDYNTHKGGILVLPTGGGKTFTAVRFLCEGPLSDGYKVLWLAHTHHLLEQAFYSFGPRQIDVSRGYEVGYVQEPKNKLNIRVVSGNKNQYNINEIQPTDDVLIATLQTVSRGFKRNQPNLEAFLDSSHGKLLVVFDEAHHSPAPSYRKFVQSLRDKYQSMGLLGLTATPTYTDEKKRGWLKELFPQDILYQVDINNLMAQNILAKPKFEKPYHTHFEPEFDDAEYKKWVNSFRDLPEHVIEQLANNRSRNQYIARVYAENKDKFNKTIIFADRWNQCVQLCEFLRKEGVRAGTMFSHVYVTPQGRTLGSGAANAKVLEKFKNGDLDVLVNIRMLTEGTDVPKVNTVFLTRQTTSRILLTQMIGRALRGTEFDGTPEAYIVPFVDDWNHKIIFAPYDKLDDGGKDDGDTGGNGTPLDLISIDLVRKLSRLMFELNNIEIGPFLKSVPIGWYRTKFYSLSEGQDDYTEVNRLALVFDDEKEGYEKLMNRFDSADLSQFEEEEIRFEDHTDEIDKWSEQYFSNADSIGDIENNIFYIACHMAQNSKEKPKFFPFEERDAHDMDALVRKYIEFSQLETDPALRDEYVRNDRYWNTIYPNYEQFKQQYDACVNRILNLRRLKLSPAFTNPTKPGQGPSDEQKSKVKKKYPICLCCGEDHKQILEVDHVNPRYMGGKDSIENLQTLCIYCNTAKNTKEIDFRFTKTNLVKPLPEIPDLTPPHNNIEKIKNWEHYLQREVNFFYCASAVKSVDASNPNVWNIQLNEGNDPSWLKKHLKNLSDKISKYREEFGLKGPDVIQILE from the coding sequence ATGGTAATGAATAATGAGCAAGAAGATTTCTACAGAGAATTTAACCTGATTAAAGCCCGGAAAAATCCATCAACCATTGCATTGAGAACTCATCAAACTCAAGCAATCAAAAATTTGAAGCAATGGTATGAAAAAGACTACAATACCCATAAAGGTGGAATTTTAGTCTTGCCCACTGGGGGTGGGAAAACATTTACTGCAGTTCGTTTCTTATGTGAAGGACCACTATCTGATGGTTATAAAGTTTTGTGGCTTGCTCACACTCATCATTTGCTGGAACAAGCTTTCTATAGTTTTGGACCTAGGCAAATTGATGTTAGCCGTGGTTATGAGGTTGGTTATGTCCAAGAGCCTAAAAATAAACTCAACATAAGAGTTGTTTCAGGTAATAAAAATCAGTATAATATCAACGAAATCCAACCCACAGATGATGTTTTAATTGCAACATTGCAAACTGTTAGCAGAGGATTCAAACGAAATCAACCTAATTTGGAGGCTTTTCTTGATTCTTCCCATGGAAAGTTACTTGTGGTCTTTGATGAAGCTCATCATTCTCCAGCACCTAGTTATAGAAAGTTCGTTCAATCTCTTCGGGACAAATACCAAAGTATGGGTTTATTGGGACTTACTGCCACCCCTACATATACAGATGAAAAAAAGAGAGGATGGTTAAAAGAACTTTTCCCTCAAGACATCCTTTATCAAGTTGATATTAATAATTTAATGGCTCAGAACATATTAGCCAAACCAAAATTTGAAAAACCCTATCATACTCATTTTGAACCAGAATTTGATGATGCTGAATACAAAAAATGGGTTAATTCTTTCAGAGATCTTCCTGAACATGTCATAGAACAATTAGCTAATAACAGAAGTCGAAACCAATACATTGCCAGAGTTTATGCAGAAAATAAGGATAAATTTAATAAAACAATTATCTTTGCAGACCGTTGGAACCAGTGCGTCCAGTTATGTGAATTCCTAAGAAAAGAAGGTGTTCGTGCAGGGACTATGTTCTCTCATGTTTATGTCACACCTCAAGGTAGAACATTAGGTAGCGGAGCAGCTAATGCTAAGGTTCTAGAGAAATTTAAAAACGGAGACCTAGATGTTTTAGTGAATATCCGTATGCTTACCGAAGGAACGGATGTTCCAAAAGTTAACACTGTATTCTTAACAAGGCAAACCACTAGTAGAATTCTTCTTACTCAAATGATTGGACGTGCACTGCGAGGTACTGAGTTTGATGGAACTCCTGAGGCATATATAGTTCCCTTTGTTGATGACTGGAATCATAAAATAATCTTTGCACCCTATGATAAACTAGATGATGGAGGTAAAGATGATGGTGATACAGGGGGTAATGGAACACCATTAGATCTCATATCAATTGATTTAGTTAGAAAGCTTTCAAGATTAATGTTTGAACTAAATAACATTGAGATAGGGCCTTTTCTTAAATCTGTCCCTATTGGATGGTATCGAACTAAGTTTTACAGTTTAAGTGAGGGACAAGATGATTATACTGAGGTAAATCGTTTGGCTCTAGTTTTTGATGATGAAAAAGAAGGCTATGAAAAGTTAATGAATAGATTCGATTCAGCAGATTTATCCCAATTTGAAGAAGAAGAGATAAGATTTGAAGATCATACAGACGAGATTGATAAATGGTCAGAACAGTATTTTTCCAATGCTGATTCTATAGGTGACATTGAAAACAATATTTTTTATATAGCTTGCCATATGGCCCAGAACAGTAAAGAAAAACCAAAATTTTTCCCCTTTGAAGAAAGAGATGCGCATGATATGGATGCTTTGGTTAGAAAGTACATTGAATTCAGTCAATTAGAAACAGATCCAGCTTTAAGAGATGAATACGTGCGCAATGATCGTTATTGGAACACTATTTATCCCAATTACGAACAATTTAAACAGCAGTATGATGCCTGTGTTAATCGAATTCTTAATTTAAGGAGACTAAAACTGTCACCTGCATTCACAAACCCTACAAAACCAGGACAAGGACCTTCAGATGAGCAAAAAAGTAAAGTGAAAAAAAAATATCCAATTTGTCTTTGTTGTGGGGAGGATCATAAGCAAATCCTTGAAGTAGACCACGTTAACCCACGATATATGGGTGGTAAAGATAGTATAGAAAACTTACAAACTCTTTGTATTTACTGTAACACAGCTAAAAATACTAAAGAAATAGACTTTAGGTTTACTAAAACAAATTTGGTTAAACCCTTGCCAGAAATCCCTGACTTAACTCCGCCTCATAATAATATAGAAAAAATAAAAAATTGGGAGCATTATCTCCAGAGGGAGGTAAATTTCTTCTATTGTGCTAGTGCTGTCAAATCAGTTGACGCATCCAATCCAAATGTTTGGAATATTCAGCTTAATGAAGGAAATGACCCATCATGGTTAAAAAAGCATCTTAAAAATTTATCAGATAAAATATCAAAATATCGGGAAGAATTTGGTTTAAAAGGCCCTGATGTGATTCAGATACTTGAATAA